Proteins encoded within one genomic window of Gemmatimonadaceae bacterium:
- a CDS encoding low molecular weight protein arginine phosphatase — MRDARAVILSEAKDDKQDRTLMKILFVCTGNTCRSPMSEAIARKIAIERGLHDVEALSAGTSAHDGSPASDGSLLVGIERNMDLGGHAAQTLTRDLVRDADLILAMAPHHLERIEALGGAGKAFLLSDYASHGQSTRPISDPIGAELEVYRATADELEEEIRRVLDRITAERGSRAE; from the coding sequence ATGCGTGATGCCCGTGCGGTCATCCTGAGCGAGGCGAAGGATGACAAACAGGACAGGACACTTATGAAGATTTTATTCGTCTGCACCGGCAATACGTGTCGCAGCCCGATGTCCGAAGCCATCGCGCGCAAGATCGCGATCGAGCGCGGCCTGCACGACGTCGAGGCGTTGAGCGCCGGCACGAGCGCGCACGACGGCTCGCCGGCCAGCGACGGATCGCTGCTCGTCGGCATCGAACGCAACATGGACCTGGGCGGCCACGCGGCGCAGACGCTCACGCGCGATCTCGTGCGCGATGCAGATCTCATCCTCGCGATGGCGCCACACCACCTCGAGCGAATCGAAGCACTCGGCGGCGCGGGCAAGGCGTTTCTGCTGTCCGACTACGCCTCACATGGTCAGTCCACGCGGCCGATCAGCGATCCGATCGGCGCGGAGCTCGAGGTGTATCGCGCGACCGCCGACGAGCTCGAGGAAGAAATCCGCCGGGTGCTCGATCGCATCACCGCGGAGCGCGGCTCGCGCGCCGAGTGA
- a CDS encoding shikimate dehydrogenase, with protein sequence MDAQNAQNAQNAQNAPSEASGASDMRVPERLVLLGHPVVHSLSPTFQNAALQAAGIHVRYEPVDVAPHDLETVIAQLRGEGVAGNVTVPFKERMHDACDVLTPLARRVGAVNTFWVDGEGRLVGDNTDVGGFDAAVRARLILEPRDITIGVLGAGGAAAAVLAAVEAWPGCYAHVFNRTPERARILCERFSTVAQPVDDVGVIEGAQLVVNATSIGIRTDDLPLDPSVLGPDTLVFDLVYARGETRFVRTLRDRGIRAIDGLPMLVEQGALAFERWFGHALGSDALRSVMWEAATSA encoded by the coding sequence GTGGACGCACAGAACGCACAGAACGCACAGAACGCACAGAACGCACCGAGCGAAGCGAGCGGAGCGAGCGACATGCGTGTCCCCGAGCGGCTCGTGCTGCTCGGACATCCCGTGGTGCACTCCCTGTCTCCCACGTTTCAGAACGCGGCGCTTCAGGCTGCGGGTATCCACGTCCGCTACGAGCCAGTCGACGTCGCGCCGCATGATCTGGAGACCGTGATCGCGCAGCTGCGCGGCGAAGGCGTCGCGGGAAACGTGACAGTGCCGTTCAAGGAGCGCATGCACGACGCGTGTGACGTGCTCACTCCGCTCGCGCGCCGCGTCGGGGCGGTAAACACGTTCTGGGTCGACGGTGAAGGGAGGTTGGTCGGCGACAACACCGACGTTGGCGGATTCGACGCCGCCGTGCGAGCTCGACTCATTCTCGAGCCCCGCGACATCACCATCGGCGTGCTTGGCGCGGGCGGCGCTGCCGCGGCGGTGCTCGCCGCGGTCGAAGCGTGGCCGGGGTGCTACGCGCACGTCTTCAATCGCACGCCGGAGCGCGCGCGAATTCTGTGTGAGCGATTCAGTACCGTGGCGCAACCGGTTGATGACGTCGGCGTCATCGAAGGCGCACAGCTTGTCGTGAATGCAACGTCCATTGGAATCCGGACCGACGATCTTCCGCTCGACCCCTCCGTGCTTGGGCCGGATACGCTCGTCTTCGATCTCGTATACGCCCGCGGCGAGACTCGCTTCGTGCGAACGCTGCGCGATCGCGGTATTCGTGCGATCGATGGGCTGCCGATGCTGGTCGAGCAAGGCGCACTGGCGTTCGAGCGATGGTTCGGCCACGCTCTCGGGTCCGACGCGCTGCGGAGTGTGATGTGGGAGGCCGCCACGTCAGCCTGA
- a CDS encoding phosphoglycerate kinase — MNKKTINDLSAAEIKGRRALVRVDFNVPLEHGQVGDDTRIRAALPTIKALLAKGARVILMSHLGRPKGKPEAKYSLQPVTRRLQELLPDVKVGFVESTDSDEAVKATHDDRVQVVLLENTRFLGGEEANEERLARGLAQLGDFFVNDAFGSAHRAHASTEGVAHHLKPAVAGLLMQKELDYLGNALENAQRPFVAVLGGAKISGKIDVIEQLLPNVDQLVIGGAMACTFFRAMGLETGKSLVEGDRVDMAKDLLARGGKKLVLPSDALVAPSLEEAAKSHAVARDAIPAGEAMFDIGPRSAQEFARIIGAAKTVVWNGPMGVFETKPFDAGTKAVAHAMTEATKKGATTIVGGGDSAAAVEELGLADEMSHVSTGGGASLEFLEGKALPGVTALDDK, encoded by the coding sequence ATGAATAAGAAAACCATCAACGATCTCTCCGCCGCCGAAATCAAAGGCCGCCGCGCCCTCGTCCGCGTCGACTTCAACGTGCCGCTCGAGCACGGACAGGTCGGCGACGACACGCGTATTCGCGCCGCGCTGCCCACGATCAAGGCGCTGCTCGCCAAAGGCGCGCGCGTCATCCTCATGTCACACCTCGGGCGGCCGAAGGGAAAACCCGAAGCCAAGTATTCGCTCCAGCCCGTCACGCGCCGGCTGCAGGAGTTGTTGCCCGACGTCAAAGTGGGGTTCGTCGAGAGCACCGACAGCGACGAAGCCGTGAAAGCCACGCACGACGATCGCGTGCAGGTCGTGTTGCTCGAGAACACGCGCTTCCTGGGCGGCGAAGAGGCGAACGAGGAACGCCTTGCCCGGGGTTTGGCGCAGCTCGGCGACTTCTTCGTGAACGACGCATTCGGCTCGGCGCATCGCGCGCACGCGTCGACCGAAGGCGTGGCGCACCACCTCAAGCCCGCCGTCGCCGGCCTGCTCATGCAGAAGGAGCTCGACTACCTGGGCAACGCATTAGAGAATGCTCAACGCCCGTTCGTCGCCGTGCTCGGCGGCGCCAAGATCTCGGGCAAGATCGACGTCATCGAACAGCTGCTGCCGAACGTCGATCAGCTCGTGATCGGCGGCGCCATGGCATGCACGTTCTTCCGCGCCATGGGTCTGGAGACCGGCAAGTCGCTCGTCGAAGGGGATCGAGTCGACATGGCGAAAGACCTGCTCGCGCGCGGGGGCAAGAAGCTCGTGTTGCCGAGTGATGCGCTGGTCGCCCCATCGTTGGAGGAGGCGGCGAAGAGCCACGCCGTCGCGCGCGACGCGATTCCCGCCGGCGAAGCGATGTTCGACATCGGTCCCAGGTCGGCGCAGGAATTCGCGCGCATCATCGGCGCCGCGAAGACGGTCGTCTGGAACGGACCGATGGGCGTTTTCGAGACCAAGCCGTTCGACGCCGGCACGAAGGCCGTCGCGCACGCGATGACCGAGGCCACAAAAAAAGGCGCGACGACGATCGTCGGCGGCGGCGATTCGGCGGCGGCCGTCGAAGAGCTCGGCCTCGCGGACGAGATGAGCCATGTCTCGACCGGCGGCGGCGCCTCGCTCGAATTCCTCGAGGGAAAGGCGCTGCCCGGCGTCACCGCGCTCGACGACAAGTAA
- the dnaB gene encoding replicative DNA helicase, producing the protein MSSLPIEYSPAPQTPSLGRDPYRDRRPPYSEDAEQAVLSAMLIDQDAVLRAVEFVDDTMFYAERHRRIFRAMVTIAERGGVVDPLTLSDELGRRGELDASGGKDYIGFLVDAVPTAANIEYHAQIVREKAILRRLIEVSTSIVSEAFEGKLTANALLDEAESKIFQVAQQQTRDGFTRIKELLWPTMERIEALQKGGKTITGVATGFGDLDEMTSGFQPADLIIVAARPSMGKTAFTLNIAQYAAIEHNVPVAFFSLEMSKESLVQRMITSEARIDAQKLRKGMLRDDDFPRLARAAGILSSAPVWIDDTPGISILEMRSKARRLKSDAGVGLVIVDYLQLMAGPAGVESRQQEVSQISRGLKALAKELNVPVVALSQLSRAPEQRTGDNKRPQLSDLRESGAIEQDADLIMFLYRQEFYDGPVDKDGNSLEGKAEVIVGKQRNGPTGMVNLFFHKQYTRFESYTQRG; encoded by the coding sequence ATGTCCAGCTTGCCCATCGAATACTCACCGGCGCCGCAGACCCCCAGCCTGGGGCGTGATCCGTATCGCGACCGGCGTCCGCCATACTCCGAGGACGCCGAACAAGCGGTACTCTCGGCGATGTTGATCGACCAGGACGCGGTGCTCCGCGCGGTCGAGTTCGTCGACGACACCATGTTCTACGCCGAGCGGCACCGGCGGATCTTCCGCGCGATGGTGACGATCGCGGAGCGCGGCGGTGTCGTCGATCCGCTCACGCTCTCCGACGAGCTGGGTCGCCGCGGCGAGCTCGATGCGAGCGGCGGCAAGGACTACATCGGCTTTCTCGTCGACGCGGTGCCGACCGCGGCGAACATCGAGTATCACGCGCAGATCGTGCGCGAGAAGGCGATTCTCCGCCGCCTGATCGAAGTCTCGACGTCGATCGTCAGCGAAGCGTTCGAAGGCAAGTTGACGGCGAACGCGCTGCTCGACGAAGCGGAGTCGAAGATCTTTCAGGTGGCGCAGCAGCAGACGCGCGACGGGTTCACGCGCATCAAGGAGCTGCTGTGGCCGACGATGGAACGCATCGAGGCGCTGCAGAAAGGTGGCAAGACGATCACCGGCGTCGCGACGGGCTTCGGCGATCTCGACGAGATGACGTCGGGGTTTCAGCCGGCGGACCTGATCATCGTCGCGGCGCGTCCGTCGATGGGAAAGACGGCGTTTACGCTGAACATCGCGCAGTACGCCGCGATCGAGCACAACGTGCCGGTGGCGTTCTTCTCGCTCGAAATGAGCAAGGAGTCGCTGGTGCAACGCATGATCACGTCGGAGGCGCGCATCGACGCGCAGAAACTCCGCAAGGGCATGCTGCGCGACGACGATTTCCCGCGCCTCGCGCGCGCGGCGGGCATCCTGAGCTCGGCACCGGTGTGGATCGATGACACTCCTGGTATTAGCATTCTGGAAATGCGCTCCAAGGCGCGCCGGCTCAAGTCGGACGCGGGCGTCGGCCTGGTGATCGTGGACTACCTGCAGCTCATGGCGGGGCCGGCCGGCGTCGAGAGCCGCCAACAGGAAGTCAGCCAGATCTCACGCGGCCTCAAGGCGCTCGCGAAGGAGCTCAACGTTCCGGTGGTGGCGCTGTCGCAGCTCTCGCGCGCGCCGGAGCAGCGAACGGGCGACAACAAGCGCCCGCAGCTCTCCGACCTTCGCGAGTCGGGCGCGATCGAACAGGACGCGGACCTGATCATGTTCCTCTACCGGCAGGAGTTCTACGACGGCCCGGTGGACAAGGACGGGAATTCGCTCGAGGGGAAGGCGGAGGTCATCGTCGGAAAACAACGGAATGGTCCGACGGGCATGGTGAATTTGTTCTTTCACAAGCAGTACACGCGGTTCGAGTCGTATACCCAGAGAGGATAG
- the gap gene encoding type I glyceraldehyde-3-phosphate dehydrogenase, whose amino-acid sequence MAIRVGINGFGRIGRQVLRAARQQGVADIEIVAVNDLTDTKTLAHLFKYDSVHRTYEGDVEAANGSIVVDGEDIKVFAEKDPAQLKWKDLGVDIVLESTGRFTESAKAKAHLDAGAKKVIISAPAKNEDITIVMGVNETKYDAAKHNIISNASCTTNCLVPMVKVVRDNFGFVRGSMVTVHSYTNDQNILDLPHKDLRRARAAAMSIIPTTTGAAKATSLVIPELKGKIDGIAIRVPTPDVSLTDLAVVVEKPVTVAEINAAFKAAADGPMSGILQYTEEELVSSDFIGNPHSCIFDSKTTNVVDGTLLKVSGWYDNEWGYSSRCVDLLRYVGARL is encoded by the coding sequence ATGGCCATTCGGGTCGGGATCAACGGGTTCGGACGCATCGGACGCCAGGTGCTGCGCGCCGCGCGGCAGCAGGGCGTGGCGGACATCGAGATCGTGGCGGTCAACGATCTGACGGATACGAAGACGCTCGCGCATCTCTTCAAGTACGACTCGGTGCATCGCACCTACGAGGGCGACGTCGAAGCCGCGAACGGATCGATCGTCGTGGACGGCGAAGACATCAAGGTATTCGCCGAGAAGGATCCGGCGCAGCTCAAGTGGAAGGACCTCGGCGTGGACATCGTGCTCGAATCGACCGGGCGCTTCACGGAGTCGGCGAAAGCGAAGGCGCACCTCGACGCCGGCGCGAAGAAGGTCATCATCTCCGCCCCCGCCAAGAACGAAGACATCACCATCGTGATGGGCGTGAACGAGACGAAGTACGACGCGGCCAAGCACAACATCATCTCGAACGCGTCGTGCACGACGAACTGTCTCGTGCCGATGGTGAAAGTGGTCCGCGACAACTTCGGCTTCGTGCGCGGCTCGATGGTCACGGTGCACAGCTACACCAACGATCAGAACATTCTCGACCTGCCGCACAAGGATCTGCGGCGCGCGCGCGCGGCGGCGATGTCGATCATTCCGACGACGACCGGCGCCGCGAAGGCGACGTCGCTCGTGATTCCGGAGCTCAAGGGGAAGATCGACGGCATCGCCATCCGGGTGCCGACGCCGGACGTGTCACTCACCGACCTGGCCGTCGTCGTCGAGAAACCGGTCACGGTGGCCGAGATCAACGCGGCGTTCAAGGCGGCGGCGGACGGTCCGATGAGCGGCATTCTGCAGTACACCGAAGAGGAGCTGGTCTCCTCCGATTTCATCGGCAATCCGCATTCGTGCATCTTCGACTCGAAGACGACGAACGTGGTGGACGGCACGCTGCTCAAGGTTTCGGGCTGGTATGACAACGAGTGGGGCTACTCGTCGCGGTGTGTGGATCTGTTGCGGTATGTGGGAGCGAGATTGTAG
- a CDS encoding L-threonylcarbamoyladenylate synthase → MRVDTLSIPFWSPEEIETAIRPALAQIETRRVLAYPTETVYGFGGGIDRDSVDALVRLKNRPPGKPFLLLIAGPDMVDRLALRLPSYATNLVARHWPGPLTLVLPGGENRVPDRLRGPEGGIAVRWTSHPAVARLIRAHGDAITSTSANRPGVPPANSAREILEQWSDAVARGQLRVLDGGSLNHSKPSTVLDCTGRLPRVIRPGEIPAKVLRESVPNLIGDA, encoded by the coding sequence GTGAGAGTCGACACGCTCTCGATCCCATTCTGGTCCCCCGAAGAAATCGAGACCGCGATTCGCCCCGCGCTCGCGCAGATCGAGACGCGTCGCGTGCTCGCGTATCCGACGGAAACGGTGTACGGCTTTGGCGGCGGCATCGATCGCGACTCGGTCGACGCACTCGTGCGACTCAAGAATCGCCCGCCCGGAAAGCCGTTCTTGCTGCTCATCGCCGGCCCGGACATGGTGGACCGGCTCGCGCTGCGTCTGCCATCGTATGCGACGAATCTCGTCGCGCGTCACTGGCCCGGGCCGCTGACGCTCGTGTTGCCCGGCGGCGAGAACCGGGTGCCCGATCGGTTGCGCGGACCCGAAGGCGGCATCGCGGTGCGATGGACGAGTCATCCCGCCGTCGCGCGGTTGATTCGCGCGCACGGCGACGCGATCACTTCGACGAGCGCCAACCGTCCGGGGGTTCCGCCCGCCAACTCCGCGCGAGAGATTCTTGAGCAATGGAGCGACGCCGTCGCGCGCGGCCAGCTGCGCGTGCTCGACGGCGGATCGCTCAATCACTCGAAGCCATCGACGGTGCTGGATTGCACGGGCCGCTTGCCTCGCGTCATTCGGCCGGGCGAAATCCCGGCGAAGGTCCTTCGAGAGAGCGTGCCCAATTTGATCGGAGATGCGTGA
- the tpiA gene encoding triose-phosphate isomerase yields MRRPIFAANWKMNLGPTEARAFMAAFTAKWAPRSDRTIIFFPPALSLTTVAHALASRSDIALGVQNIWTEDKGAFTGENSAPMAKDAGASYVLVGHSERRHVFGETDEQTAKKCAAAVRHGLTPILCVGELLSEREQGITNDVVVRQLRAGVSELATDAIAAMAIAYEPVWAIGTGKTATPHDANAVHSVIRQAMAEIVGAASNETPVLYGGSVTPGNCSTLLSAEWVDGLLVGGASLDVDAWVTTCRT; encoded by the coding sequence GTGCGTCGCCCCATCTTCGCGGCAAATTGGAAAATGAATCTCGGGCCGACGGAGGCCCGCGCGTTCATGGCGGCGTTCACCGCGAAATGGGCGCCGCGCTCGGACCGCACGATCATTTTTTTCCCGCCCGCGCTCTCGCTGACGACCGTCGCGCACGCGCTCGCGAGCCGCTCCGACATCGCGCTCGGCGTGCAGAACATCTGGACGGAAGACAAAGGCGCATTCACCGGCGAGAACTCGGCGCCGATGGCGAAAGACGCCGGCGCGAGCTACGTCCTCGTCGGCCACTCGGAGCGTCGACACGTCTTCGGCGAAACCGATGAGCAGACCGCGAAGAAATGCGCGGCCGCGGTGCGCCACGGTCTCACTCCGATCCTGTGCGTCGGCGAGCTGTTGAGTGAGCGGGAGCAGGGCATCACGAACGACGTCGTGGTGCGTCAGCTGCGCGCCGGAGTGTCGGAGCTCGCGACCGATGCGATTGCCGCCATGGCGATCGCATACGAGCCGGTGTGGGCGATTGGCACCGGCAAGACCGCGACGCCGCACGACGCCAACGCGGTGCATTCCGTCATTCGACAGGCGATGGCCGAAATTGTCGGAGCTGCATCGAATGAGACACCGGTCCTCTACGGCGGCAGCGTCACACCGGGCAACTGTTCGACGCTGTTGTCCGCGGAGTGGGTCGACGGCTTGCTGGTTGGCGGGGCGAGTCTCGACGTGGACGCGTGGGTGACGACCTGTCGCACCTGA
- a CDS encoding uracil-DNA glycosylase, giving the protein MDAKDLLRRYLEQRREMGESELVLDRMSVDEAMTLLAGKRETAAGNRDARARAVEDDVAAPVRDLNDPQVGDWRTALRAAGATPDAMPTKQTAAPSNPVGVTMEQLDSLNDIAAHVASCTRCPLYSTALNPVPGEGNPDADFMCVGEAPGATEDETGRPFIGAAGQLLTKILGAIGLAREDVFICNVLKHRPPGNRNPMPNEVEACSPYLIRQIELVKPKVILALGTFAAQTLLSTKTPIGKLRGQVHRYHGVPLVVTYHPAALLRNPSWKRPTWEDVQLAHRILTGAADPQPGA; this is encoded by the coding sequence GTGGACGCTAAGGATCTGTTGCGGCGCTACCTCGAGCAGCGGCGCGAGATGGGCGAATCGGAGCTCGTGCTCGATCGCATGTCGGTCGATGAGGCGATGACGTTGCTGGCGGGCAAGCGAGAGACGGCGGCGGGAAACCGCGACGCTCGCGCGCGTGCCGTCGAAGACGACGTGGCGGCGCCCGTTCGCGATTTGAACGATCCACAAGTGGGCGATTGGCGCACCGCGCTGCGCGCGGCGGGAGCGACGCCCGACGCCATGCCAACAAAACAGACGGCAGCCCCGTCGAACCCTGTCGGCGTCACCATGGAGCAGCTCGATTCGCTCAATGACATCGCGGCGCACGTCGCTTCGTGCACGCGATGCCCGCTGTATTCGACCGCGCTCAACCCCGTGCCGGGCGAAGGGAATCCCGACGCGGACTTCATGTGCGTCGGCGAGGCGCCAGGCGCGACCGAAGATGAAACGGGACGGCCGTTCATCGGAGCCGCCGGCCAGTTGCTCACAAAAATTCTCGGCGCCATCGGGTTGGCGCGGGAGGACGTGTTCATCTGCAACGTTCTGAAGCATCGGCCGCCCGGCAATCGAAATCCGATGCCAAACGAGGTCGAGGCGTGCAGTCCGTACCTCATTCGCCAGATCGAGCTCGTCAAACCGAAAGTGATCCTTGCACTCGGCACGTTCGCAGCCCAGACTCTCCTCTCTACAAAAACGCCGATCGGAAAACTCCGCGGCCAGGTGCACCGGTATCACGGGGTGCCTTTAGTCGTTACTTACCACCCCGCGGCGCTTCTTCGTAATCCCTCGTGGAAGCGCCCGACTTGGGAAGATGTCCAGCTTGCCCATCGAATACTCACCGGCGCCGCAGACCCCCAGCCTGGGGCGTGA
- the radA gene encoding DNA repair protein RadA, producing the protein MPKSKTVYRCTECGSEYSKWQGRCETCGEWNTLVEEIAAPKLAVSGSKTARRIGGARTLAEGGSVAPTPRLREVTGSQAQRWKTRLDEFDFVLGGGIVPGSMILIGGEPGIGKSTLLLQVAAKLEAAGHATLYASGEESPLQVKLRADRLGDSASEVSLLAETNLETILTTSATVNPAVLIVDSIQTVFTADLEGAPGNVGQVRECAARLMRYAKESGTTVFVVGHVTKGGGIAGPKTLEHIVDTVLYFEGETTLDHRVLRATKNRFGSVDEIGVFRMLESGLEPVANPSELFMGDRASHASGSAVTALLEGTRPVLVEIQALAAKAGFGTPQRVATGFDGRRLALLLAVLDKRAGLSFAQLDVFLNVVGGMRLQEPGGDLAVAAALASSVYDRPLATDAVFVGEVGLGGEVRTVSQVDRRIAEAANMGLRRVYLAERGVPKRVSREVELVPVRTIQDLLKRLFA; encoded by the coding sequence ATGCCGAAGTCCAAGACGGTCTACCGCTGCACCGAATGCGGGTCCGAGTACTCCAAGTGGCAAGGACGGTGTGAGACCTGCGGCGAGTGGAACACACTCGTCGAGGAGATCGCCGCGCCCAAGCTCGCGGTCTCCGGCAGCAAGACCGCGCGCCGAATCGGGGGGGCGCGTACGCTCGCCGAAGGCGGAAGCGTCGCCCCAACGCCGAGGCTCCGTGAGGTCACCGGCTCCCAGGCGCAACGCTGGAAAACCCGCCTCGATGAATTCGATTTCGTCCTGGGCGGCGGCATCGTTCCCGGCTCGATGATTCTCATCGGCGGCGAACCCGGCATCGGCAAATCGACGCTGCTGCTGCAGGTCGCCGCGAAGCTCGAGGCGGCGGGGCACGCGACGCTCTACGCAAGCGGAGAGGAGTCGCCGCTCCAGGTGAAGCTTCGTGCCGACCGGCTCGGAGACAGCGCGTCTGAAGTCTCGCTGCTCGCCGAAACGAATCTCGAGACGATTCTCACGACGTCGGCCACCGTGAATCCCGCGGTGTTGATCGTCGATTCCATTCAAACCGTGTTCACCGCCGATCTCGAGGGTGCGCCCGGCAACGTGGGCCAGGTGCGCGAGTGCGCCGCACGGCTCATGCGGTACGCGAAAGAAAGTGGAACGACCGTGTTCGTCGTCGGGCACGTCACGAAGGGCGGTGGCATTGCCGGGCCCAAGACGCTCGAGCACATCGTCGACACGGTGCTCTACTTCGAGGGCGAAACCACGCTCGATCATCGCGTGTTGCGCGCGACGAAGAATCGCTTCGGTTCGGTTGATGAAATCGGCGTGTTCCGGATGCTCGAGAGCGGGTTGGAACCGGTGGCGAATCCCTCCGAGTTGTTCATGGGCGATCGCGCGTCGCACGCATCGGGAAGCGCGGTGACCGCGCTGCTCGAAGGCACGCGCCCGGTGCTCGTCGAGATCCAGGCACTCGCGGCCAAAGCCGGCTTCGGCACGCCGCAGCGCGTCGCGACGGGATTCGACGGTCGCCGGTTGGCCTTGCTGCTCGCCGTCCTCGACAAGCGCGCGGGATTGTCGTTCGCGCAGCTCGACGTCTTTCTGAACGTCGTCGGCGGTATGCGCCTGCAAGAGCCGGGCGGGGACCTCGCGGTCGCGGCGGCACTCGCATCGAGCGTGTACGACCGCCCGCTCGCCACCGACGCCGTCTTCGTGGGCGAAGTTGGGCTCGGCGGCGAGGTACGCACCGTCTCGCAGGTCGATCGGCGAATCGCCGAAGCCGCCAACATGGGACTCCGGCGCGTGTATCTGGCGGAGCGCGGCGTGCCCAAGCGGGTGTCGCGAGAGGTCGAGCTCGTGCCCGTGCGCACGATTCAGGATTTGCTCAAGCGACTTTTTGCATGA
- a CDS encoding phosphoribosyltransferase family protein yields MRAARSVCWAAGDVGLGIVHTLKYLGWHAVAPELALRMSRASWPIDVIEERRAVIPVPLSAKRRRERGYNQSELLARALAGHWRVPLLVDALERVRYTETQTRLTPGERLRNVSGAFRASPSARNVLRGGHVVLVDDVVTTAATLNACAAALCDGGARIVSFVTFGRAPAITDRI; encoded by the coding sequence GTGCGCGCCGCACGCAGCGTCTGCTGGGCGGCCGGCGACGTCGGACTCGGCATCGTGCACACGCTCAAATACCTCGGCTGGCACGCGGTGGCGCCCGAGCTCGCCCTGCGGATGAGCCGCGCCTCGTGGCCGATCGACGTCATCGAGGAGCGCCGCGCGGTGATTCCCGTTCCGCTGTCGGCGAAGCGCCGGCGCGAGCGCGGGTACAATCAGAGTGAGCTGCTCGCGCGCGCGCTCGCCGGTCATTGGCGCGTGCCGTTGCTCGTCGATGCATTGGAACGCGTGCGGTACACCGAGACGCAGACGCGGTTGACACCGGGGGAGCGCCTCCGCAACGTTTCGGGCGCGTTTCGCGCGAGTCCATCGGCGCGAAACGTGCTTCGCGGCGGCCACGTTGTGCTGGTCGACGACGTCGTCACCACTGCCGCCACATTGAACGCGTGTGCTGCCGCGCTCTGCGATGGCGGCGCACGCATTGTTAGTTTTGTGACCTTCGGCCGCGCGCCGGCAATCACTGACAGAATTTAG
- the ispD gene encoding 2-C-methyl-D-erythritol 4-phosphate cytidylyltransferase has product MSDLVTSAAARDVGVVIVAGGSGSRVAQDSESGELKQFRWVAGKPALLHSLQTFMARPDVISVVCVLPREYAADPPPWIFQCDIDRLMISTGGRTRTESVRNGLEDLPDEAAIVLVHDAARPLVGDETIDRVVQSVRTGSATIAALPVVDTLKEVDADGTIVRTIDRERLWRAQTPQGFPRALIERAHRDAKTQHLSATDDAALCERLGLPVRVVRGSERAMKITEERDFARAEAHFLLPE; this is encoded by the coding sequence ATGAGTGACCTGGTAACATCGGCCGCCGCGCGCGACGTTGGTGTCGTCATCGTCGCCGGAGGCAGTGGCAGCCGTGTCGCGCAGGACAGCGAGAGCGGCGAGCTCAAACAGTTTCGCTGGGTGGCGGGGAAGCCCGCGCTCCTGCATAGCCTGCAGACGTTCATGGCGCGCCCGGACGTGATCTCTGTCGTCTGTGTGTTGCCGCGCGAATATGCGGCGGATCCGCCACCGTGGATCTTCCAGTGCGACATCGATCGCTTGATGATCTCGACGGGTGGCCGCACGCGCACGGAATCGGTTCGCAACGGGCTCGAGGACCTTCCCGACGAAGCGGCGATCGTGCTCGTGCACGATGCCGCGCGTCCGCTGGTCGGCGACGAGACGATCGACCGCGTCGTGCAGTCGGTGCGCACCGGCAGCGCGACGATCGCCGCGCTGCCCGTCGTCGACACGCTCAAGGAAGTGGACGCCGACGGCACCATCGTGCGCACGATCGATCGCGAACGCTTGTGGCGCGCGCAGACGCCGCAGGGCTTTCCGCGCGCGCTCATCGAGCGTGCGCATCGCGACGCCAAGACGCAGCATCTCTCGGCCACCGATGACGCCGCGCTGTGCGAACGACTCGGGCTGCCGGTGCGCGTGGTCCGCGGGAGCGAGCGCGCGATGAAGATCACCGAGGAGCGGGACTTCGCGCGCGCCGAAGCGCATTTTCTGTTGCCGGAATGA